The Alkalispirochaeta americana genome contains the following window.
TGCGGTTCCTGCAGATCCTTGATTTCCTGCTCGGACAGCCCGGTGATGTCGGCTATGTCCTGGATGGAGAAGCCCTTGTCCAGCATTCGGCGTGCATCTTCACGAGCCTTTTCCCGCATGCCTTCCTGACGGCCTTCCTGACGGCCTTCCTGACGACCTTCCTGACGACCTACCTGACGGCCGCGCTGCATGATTAATTGTGCCGTACTCATGAATTCCTCCTGGAGTACCGGGTTGGTTACCTCGGTATAAATTTGCTGGTGGATTTCCTGTTCTGTCAAGCTGCTGGCGGAGAATATGTA
Protein-coding sequences here:
- a CDS encoding Rpn family recombination-promoting nuclease/putative transposase; translated protein: YIFSASSLTEQEIHQQIYTEVTNPVLQEEFMSTAQLIMQRGRQVGRQEGRQEGRQEGRQEGMREKAREDARRMLDKGFSIQDIADITGLSEQEIKDLQEPQEPHNQPQIHA